A genomic stretch from Ictalurus punctatus breed USDA103 chromosome 2, Coco_2.0, whole genome shotgun sequence includes:
- the zgc:66443 gene encoding zinc finger protein 75A isoform X2 produces the protein MFPRQVGNIISPADPVQRSSRSGSEEISPCGQQEWASSLEDQAEPLEVNQTQVLNDCSVGKKRPRTLDLAPVCKNDPDPEVKTLNVDLSAENSPSANTDENNLQEMLLPVVKLHRVKLEQEEKQIPVSLPDTDLPTDSGHSYSPESSQSMLSPSTGGLDNALIPEVTERQELHNTAQPNQTMSMENVSKEVHGEVLYKCSHCRKSFTELKNLQMHQQAHERAFGCNWCGKGFYQSADLRRHLRTHTGERPYLCTWCSKSFSQRSNLRRHMRIHTGERPYRCAHCERSFSDSHTLKKHQRKHYDERYNCSLCDQNFTVARSLQLHLVKQHLIDKDSQSQQQVGFRNQT, from the exons ATGTTCCCGCGCCAAGTGGGAAATATAATCTCTCCAGCAG ACCCAGTTCAAAGGTCCTCCAGATCTGGCTCAGAAGAAATCTCGCCATGTGGGCAACAGGAGTGGGCCTCGAGCCTGGAGGACCAAGCAGAACCTCTAGAAGTGAACCAGACACAAGTGCTAAATGATTGTTCAGTCGGGAAGAAGAGGCCACGGACACTAGACCTGGCACCGGTTTGCAAAAATGACCCGGATCCCGAGGTGAAAACCCTCAATGTGGACTTGAGCGCAGAGAATTCCCCTTCTGCGAACACAGATGAGAACAACCTTCAAGAAATGTTGTTGCCCGTTGTAAAACTGCACAGGGTGAAGCTCGAACAAGAAGAGAAGCAAATTCCAGTATCATTACCCGACACTGACCTTCCTACAGACTCAGGTCATTCGTACAGCCCTGAATCCTCTCAGAGCATGCTCAGTCCCAGCACAGGCGGACTTGATAATGCCTTGATCCCAGAGGTGACCGAGAGACAAGAGCTCCACAACACGGCTCAGCCGAATCAGACGATGAGCATGGAGAACGTGAGTAAAGAGGTCCACGGTGAAGTGCTGTATAAATGTTCACATTGCCGAAAGTCATTCACAGAACTGAAAAATCTACAGATGCACCAGCAAGCTCATGAGCGAGCCTTCGGCTGCAACTGGTGCGGCAAGGGCTTCTACCAGTCTGCTGACCTTCGGCGCCACTTGCGCACACACACCGGAGAAAGGCCCTACTTATGTACCTGGTGCTCCAAGAGCTTTAGCCAGAGGAGCAACCTGCGGCGACACATgcgtattcacacaggagagaggcCATACCGGTGCGCCCACTGTGAGCGCAGCTTCAGTGACAGCCACACGTTGAAGAAACACCAACGCAAACATTACGACGAGCGCTACAATTGCTCGCTCTGTGACCAGAACTTCACTGTGGCCAGGTCACTGCAGCTTCACCTGGTAAAGCAGCACCTCATCGACAAAGACAGTCAAAGTCAACAGCAAGTGGGCTTTCGGAATCAAACATAG
- the zgc:66443 gene encoding zinc finger protein 75A isoform X1, whose protein sequence is MSKLEMLNSYLMERLAVTVREILEAVEAAVTDYRTETAQTRIENENLKQQLREVLTTLRDPVQRSSRSGSEEISPCGQQEWASSLEDQAEPLEVNQTQVLNDCSVGKKRPRTLDLAPVCKNDPDPEVKTLNVDLSAENSPSANTDENNLQEMLLPVVKLHRVKLEQEEKQIPVSLPDTDLPTDSGHSYSPESSQSMLSPSTGGLDNALIPEVTERQELHNTAQPNQTMSMENVSKEVHGEVLYKCSHCRKSFTELKNLQMHQQAHERAFGCNWCGKGFYQSADLRRHLRTHTGERPYLCTWCSKSFSQRSNLRRHMRIHTGERPYRCAHCERSFSDSHTLKKHQRKHYDERYNCSLCDQNFTVARSLQLHLVKQHLIDKDSQSQQQVGFRNQT, encoded by the exons atGTCTAAGTTAGAGATGTTAAATTCGTATCTGATGGAGCGGCTGGCTGTGACTGTTCGGGAGATTCTGGAGGCGGTGGAAGCCGCGGTAACGGACTACCGCACAGAGACTGCACAGACACGCATCGAAAACGAAAACCTCAAACAGCAACTCCGAGAGGTTCTCACTACACTGCGAG ACCCAGTTCAAAGGTCCTCCAGATCTGGCTCAGAAGAAATCTCGCCATGTGGGCAACAGGAGTGGGCCTCGAGCCTGGAGGACCAAGCAGAACCTCTAGAAGTGAACCAGACACAAGTGCTAAATGATTGTTCAGTCGGGAAGAAGAGGCCACGGACACTAGACCTGGCACCGGTTTGCAAAAATGACCCGGATCCCGAGGTGAAAACCCTCAATGTGGACTTGAGCGCAGAGAATTCCCCTTCTGCGAACACAGATGAGAACAACCTTCAAGAAATGTTGTTGCCCGTTGTAAAACTGCACAGGGTGAAGCTCGAACAAGAAGAGAAGCAAATTCCAGTATCATTACCCGACACTGACCTTCCTACAGACTCAGGTCATTCGTACAGCCCTGAATCCTCTCAGAGCATGCTCAGTCCCAGCACAGGCGGACTTGATAATGCCTTGATCCCAGAGGTGACCGAGAGACAAGAGCTCCACAACACGGCTCAGCCGAATCAGACGATGAGCATGGAGAACGTGAGTAAAGAGGTCCACGGTGAAGTGCTGTATAAATGTTCACATTGCCGAAAGTCATTCACAGAACTGAAAAATCTACAGATGCACCAGCAAGCTCATGAGCGAGCCTTCGGCTGCAACTGGTGCGGCAAGGGCTTCTACCAGTCTGCTGACCTTCGGCGCCACTTGCGCACACACACCGGAGAAAGGCCCTACTTATGTACCTGGTGCTCCAAGAGCTTTAGCCAGAGGAGCAACCTGCGGCGACACATgcgtattcacacaggagagaggcCATACCGGTGCGCCCACTGTGAGCGCAGCTTCAGTGACAGCCACACGTTGAAGAAACACCAACGCAAACATTACGACGAGCGCTACAATTGCTCGCTCTGTGACCAGAACTTCACTGTGGCCAGGTCACTGCAGCTTCACCTGGTAAAGCAGCACCTCATCGACAAAGACAGTCAAAGTCAACAGCAAGTGGGCTTTCGGAATCAAACATAG